The genomic DNA CGCGTCCGTTTTTTTTAACCGGAGATAAATGATACTATTTACGCCGTGTTTGATCATGGAAATTGCTATGCCTCAGATTAGCCGTACTGCGCTGGTGCCCTACAGCGCAGAGCAAATGTATCAACTGGTGAATGATGTGAATGCCTACCCGGATTTCCTGCCTGGTTGTACCGGCAGCCGCGTTCTGGAGTCTGGTCCTACGCAGATGACGGCGGCGGTCGATGTCTCAAAGGCTGGCATCAGTAAGACCTTTACCACGCGCAATACGTTAACCGATAACCAAAGCATCCTGATGCATCTGGTCGATGGGCCGTTTAAGACGTTGATCGGCGGCTGGAAGTTTACGCCGTTAAGTGCTGACGCCTGCAAGATTGAGTTTCAGCTCGATTTTGAGTTCACCAACAAACTGATAGAGCTGGCGTTTGGTCGCATCTTTAAAGAGCTGGCGCTGAACATGGTGCAAGCGTTTACGATGCGCGCGAGAGAGGTTTACCGTGTCGGGTAAAATAGCCGTTGAAGTGGCCTATGCGCTGCCGCAAAAGCAGTATCTGCAGCGCGTGATGCTCGATGAAGGGGCGACGGTAGAACACGCTATTCAAGCCAGCGGGCTGCTGGCGCTGCGTGATGATATCGACCTGAGCAAAAATAAGGTGGGTATTTATAGTCGCCCGGTGAAGCTGCAGGACGAAGTTCATGACGGCGACCGGGTTGAGATTTATCGCCCGCTGATTGCCGACCCGAAAGAGCTGCGTCGCCAGCGTGCCGAGAAATCAGCACAGAAAAAGGGATAGCCGCCGCTAACGAATGGACAATAAAAAAGCGCTCAGTGAGCGCTTTTTTGTCATTACAGGCTAGCTTATTTGGTCAGCGCTGGCTTGTTGTCGATATTGGTCAACACGCCGCTGCTGTTGAAGGTCAGCGTCAGCGTTTGCTGGGTCGCGGCTTCATGGCCTGGCTGCTGGCGGAACACGTAGAACCAGGTGTTGGTGCCGAACGGGTCGGTCATCATCGGGGTACCTAAGGTGTAGGCTACCTGTTGCTGGGTCATACCCGTATGGATTTTGGCTACATCGTTAGGTGCCAGGTAGTTCCCCTGACTAATATCAGGACGGTAAACCACTCGCTCCAGAGTGGAACAGCCTGCAGTCATCATCAGAAGAACCGCTGCGGCAGCAGTCAGCGTTTTACAGCGCATAGTGATTTGATTCCTTTTCGGGCCCGAGCAGTACGCGGCTCATATGTCATGTGCCGATGATAATAGACCTGAGGTAAGTTGGAAACCTTTGATATCAGGTCTGACGGCGTTTTTATTGTGAACTCAGACTGTAAGAAATCCAAAAAGTTTATGCGGCCAGCAACTCTTTCGCATTCGCCAGCGTATTCCGCGTGACTTCACTGCCGCCTAACAGGCGTGCCAGCTCTTGCAGGCGCGCGCGTTTGTCCAGCGGCTGCATGTGCGTTTCAGTCATGGCGCCGTCGGTTTCTTTGCTGACGTAGAAGTGGTGATGACCGCAGCCAGCCACCTGCGGCAGGTGGGTAACGCACATCACCTGCGTTGATTCACCCAACTGGCGCAGCAGTTTGCCAACAACCGCCGCCGTCGGACCGCTGATGCCGACGTCCACTTCATCAAAAATCAGCGCCGGGGTTTCCATTTTACGCGCCGTGATGACCTGAATGGCCAGCGCAATGCGTGACAGTTCACCGCCGGACGCCACTTTCGCAATGGCCTGCAGCGGCTGGCCCGGGTTGGTCGTGACGCGAAACTCAATACGGTCAGCGCCTTCAGCCGTCAGGTGCTGTTCTTCAAAGCTAACGTCGATATCAAAGACGCCGTGCGGCATGGAGAGCATGTGCATGCTGTCGGTAATCAGCTGTGCCAGCTCCTGAGCGCTTGCCTGTCGCTGATCGTGCAGCTGACGTGCGGTTTCCAGCGCCAGATCGTGATAGCGCGAGACCGCGAGTTTCAGCGTCTCCAGCGAGTCGCTTTGATCGTCCAGCTGTTGCTGCTCATCAAGTAATGACTGGTAGTATTCCGGCAAGGCTTCCGGCGCGATTTGATGTTTCCGCGCAAGCGAAATCTGCTTAGACAGCCGCTGCTCCAGCTCAAACAGGCGATTAGGATCGAGATCCAGACGGTCGCAGTAATGACGCAGTTCATCGCTGGCCTCGCTCAGCTGAATTGCGGCCTCTTCCAGCATGGACAGCACGCCGGACAGTTTACCGTCCATGCTGGCGAGCTCTCCGGCTAACTGACGCGCGGTATAAAGCTGGCTTTGTAGATTGACCTCTTCGCCGTCGGCCAGAATAGCCAGCGCGTGCTGGCTGGTTGCGATAAGTTGCCCGCTGTTGGCAAGGCGTTTGTATTCTTCATCGATCTGTTCGTATTCACCCGGCTGCGGATTGAACTCGATAAGCTCTTTCAACTGGTACTGCAGCAGCTCTGCGCGGGCGGTTCGTTCCTGACTTTGCTGCTGATGGGTGGCAAGGTCACGGCAGCTTTGGTTCCACTGACGGTAGTGCTCCGCCATTTGGCGAGCCAGTTCGGACTCGCCGGCGTAGGCGTCGAGCAGATGCTTTTGATGTTCGGGTTTGACCAACTGCTGGTGCGCATGCTGGCCGTGGATTTGAATCAACAGCTGGCCCAGCTCCCGTAGCTGCGAGAGCGGTACCGCGGTACCGTTAATAAAGCCGCGTGAGCGACCGTCGCTGCTGATGACGCGGCGGAGCAGGCACTCGCGGCCGTCTTCCAACTGGTTTTCTTCTAACCAGCGCAGGGCGGCAGGCGTATCTTTTAGGGCGAAGCGTGCGCATAGGTCGGCACGGCTGGCACCGGCGCGTACCATATCGGCCTCTGCGCGGCCGCCCAGGCACAGGCCGAGGGCATCAATTGCAATAGATTTACCGGCACCGGTTTCCCCGGTGATGGCCGTCATGCCGCTGTTGAAGTCGATTTCAAGTTCACGAACGATTGCAAAATTGCTGATGGTCAGTTGTGCCAACATAGCCGCTTTCCTGTATGAAAACCCATAACTGTGTTTTCATACAGTATAGACTGGTTTTTTATCCAGTAAAGAGGTGGCGGTAAAATTAGAACAATTTTTTTGACCAGCCGAGCTTGGTGCTTAATGTGTTGAAATAGCTATAGTCTTTGGGGTGAATCAGATTCAGGTGATAATCGCAGCGGCGAATCAGCACATCTTCACCTTCCTGGATAGGCAGGGCTATCTGGCTGTCACAGCTGATCTCCAGATCGCTACGGCGGTGCGAGAAGCGCAGGCGAATGGTACTGTCGCCGTTGATCACCAGCGGGCGCGCCGAGAGCGTGTGTGGGAACATGGGGACCAGCGTGATGGCGTCCAGCGACGGCGTGAGAATCGGGCCTCCGGCGGAGAGTGAATAAGCGGTAGAACCGGTCGGCGTGGAGATTATCAGGCCATCGGAGCGCTGTGAAAAAGCGAAAGTCTCATCAATGTAGACTTCAAATTCAATCATGTGCGCCACTTTGCCCGGGTGCAGCACCACTTCATTGATGGCGGTACTGATGCGTTTCTGGCAATTTTGCTGGCAGACCTGCGCCTCCAGCAGAAAGCGTTTTTCGGCGATGTAGTTGCCGTCCAGCACGTCGGCAAGCTGCTGATGGGCATTGTCCGGATCGAGGTCGGTAAGAAAACCGAGGTTGCCACGGTTAATGCCGATGACGCTGATGTCGTAGCGGGCCAGCGTACGCGCTGCGCCAAGCATGTTGCCGTCGCCGCCCACCACCACCGCCAGGTCCGCTTTCTGACCAATTTCTGCCAGCGTGCCGGTTTTCACATTGTCCAGCTTGAGCTCCTGGGCAATCTGGCGTTCGACAATCACATCGAGGCCTTTGGTACTCAGCCAGCGATAGAGCATTTCATGTGTCGTCAGGGCCGTCGGGTGACGGGGGTGTCCTACAATACCGATACACTTGAAATGATTGTTCATTTTCTGAATGTCCTTGTGTCGAAGATTGGTGACAATGTGAGAGCTTCCCTTGAAACCCGGAATCAGATCCCCATAATAATCCAGGTTAGCGAGATGATTGCGAAAAAACGCGGAGAAATTCATGAGTAGTAAAGAACAGAAAACGCCTGAGGGGCAATCCCCGGAAGAAATTATCATGGAACAGCACGAAGAAGTTGAGGCGGTTGAACCAAACGCTTCTGCTGAACAGGTGGATCCGCGCGATGAAAAAATTGCGAACCTTGAATCGCAGTTAGCGGAAGCTGAAACCCGCGAGCGTGAAAGTGTGCTGCGCGTGAAGGCTGAGATGGAAAACCTGCGTCGTCGTACTGAGATTGACGTTGAGAAGGCGCATAAGTTTGCGCTGGAAAAATTCGTCAACGAACTGTTGCCGGTGCTGGATAGCCTGGACCGCGCGCTGGAAGTGGCGAACAAAGACAACGAAACCATGGCGGCAATGGTCGAAGGGATCGAACTGACCCGTAAGTCGATGCTGGATGTGGTGGCGAAGTTTGGCGTGCAGGTGGTTGCGGATATCGATGTGCCGATGGACCCGAACGTACACCAGGCCATTGCGATGGTTGAGTCCGATGACGTTGCCGCTGGCAACGTGCTGATGGTGATGCAGAAGGGGTATACCCTGAACGGCCGAACCATTCGTGCGGCGATGGTGTCCGTCGCGAAGGCGAAGGCCTGACGTTGTTTTAACCCTCTCCCCGCCAGGGGAGAGGGTGCGTCTTACTCCGCGACGCTGTCGCGCAGCGGTCTTATCGGGTTCACCTGAACCTGCTTAATCACGTTATCCTGCACGTCGAGAATATCAATATCATAGTGGGCGATACGCACCCGCGTGCCTGCCGCCGGGATCTCTTCCAGCGCTTCGACAATCATTCCGTTCATCGTACGCGCTTCGTCTTCCGGCAGATGCCAGTTGAAGGCTTTATTGAGTTCGCGTACGTTGGCGCCGCCATCGATAATCACCGAGCCGTCGTTTTGCGGGTTAACCTCTTCGGCGAGCGAAGGAGACATCGAGGTGGTAAAGTCGCCAACGATCTCCTCCAGAATATCCTCAACCGTCACCAGCCCCTGAATATCGCCATATTCGTCGACCACCAGGCCCACTTTCTTTTTATTACGCTGGAATTTAACCAACTGAGTACTCAGCGGGGTACCCTCCGGGACGAAGTAAATCTCATCGGCGGCGCGCAGCATCACCTCTTTGGTGAACTCTTTTTTCTCGGTCATCAGCCGGTAGGCTTCGCGCACGCGCAGCATGCTGATGGCATCATCCAGCGAGTCGCGATACAACACAATGCGGCCGTGCGGCGAATGCGTCAGCTGGCGCACAATGGATTTCCAGTCGTCGTTGATGTTGATGCCGACGATCTCATTGCGCGGCACCATGATGTCGTCGACGCTGACTTTTTCCAGGTCCAGCACCGACAGCAGCATGTCCTGATTGCGGCGGGAGATCTGCGAGCGCGACTCGTTCACGATGGTGCGCAGCTCGTCTTTGCTGAGCGAACTGCTGATGGTGATATCGGTTTTGATGCCCATCATGCGCATCAGGATGCGGGTGATCAGATTCAGCAGCCAGACCAGCGGCATCATCAGTATCTGAAGCGGTGCCAGCAGGAAGCTGCTGGGGTAGGCGACTTTCTCAGGGTAGAGTGCGGCAATAGTTTTCGGCAGCACTTCGGCAAACACCAGCACCACAAAGGTCAGCACCCCGGTGGCGATAGCGACGCCCAGGTCGCCGTACAGGCGCATCCCGACGATGGTGCCGAGCGCAGAGGCCAGGATATTGACGAGGTTGTTGCCAATCAGCACGAGGCTGATTAAACGATCGGGCTTTTGCAGCAGCTTCTCAACGCGCTTTGCGGGTTTGTTTCCCTGTTTGGCAAGGTGGCGCAGCCGATAGCGGTTTAGCGTCATCATGCCGGTTTCAGAGCCGGAGAAATAGGCGGAGATGACCACCATGATGATCAGCGTCACGATCAGCGTGGTGGTAGAAATATGTTCCAAGAGAATTCCTTAGTACTTAGCTCACGAATTGTTGAATGACGCGGCTACCAAAGTAGGCGAGCGTCAGAATGCCTGCGCCCGCGACGTTAAACCAGACTACCCGGCGGCCTCGCCACCCTTCATGATAGTGGCCCCATAACAACACGATATAGACGAACCAGGCGATGATGGAAAGGACGGCCTTGTCGATATTTTCCATGCTGAACAGGTTATGCATGTAAAACAGACCGGTACAAAGCGTCAGGGTGAGCAGGACGACGCCCACCTGAGTGATGTGAAACATTTTGCGTTCAATGACCATCAACGGCGGCATTTCATGACTGAATGCCAGCTTTTTGTTTTTGAGCTGGTAGTCAATCCACGCCAGCTGTAGCGCGTACAGGGCGGCGATGATCAGCGTGGCATAGGAGAACAGCGAGAGCCCAATATGCACCATCATGCCCGGCGTGGCTTCCAGGTGGGTAATAAACTCGTTGGGCATAAAGGTCGCGAAGGCGAGGTTGATGAGCGCAAACGCGTAGACAATAGGCAACAGCAGCCAGCCGCGGTTACGCGAGGCGACGATCGTCATCACCGTGCAGATCATCAGGCTCACCAACGAGCCGACGTTTAACAGGCTGAGGTTTTGCCCGCTTTCACCGCCCGGCAGAATGCGGGCTTCCAGCGCGAAGGCGTGGCATACCAGCGCGACGGTGGCGGAGAGAATCGCCATACGCCGCCAGCCGCTGTTTTTTTGCAGCAGACCGGGAATAATCAGCGCCAGGCTGACGGAGTAGGCAACAAGCGCGAGCAGGGCAAAAACAGGCATAAAGAGTCGGCAGTCGTCAAAAAGAAGAAAGAGAAGCAGTATATACGCAAAATCCATCGAGTTGTATCAAGGCGCACAGGCTATGTGAAGGCGGCGATGTCACGTTACGCGATATCAGCGCCCACCGTGGCCTCACAACTCGCTCGGTGTCGTGTTATACTCCCGCAAATTTCCGTTTTTTGGTCGCGCAAGCGACTCACCGTTTCCACCCCAGGCGAGAGACAATGTTTGATAATTTAACCGATCGTTTGTCGCGCACGCTGCGCAATATCAGTGGCCGTGGACGCCTTACTGAAGACAACGTAAAAGAGACGCTGCGCGAAGTGCGCATGGCGCTGCTGGAGGCTGACGTTGCGCTGCCGGTAGTGCGTGATTTTATCAATCGCGTAAAAGAGAAAGCGGTTGGTCATGAAGTTAACAAAAGCCTGACCCCGGGTCAGGAGTTCGTCAAAATCGTCCGTAGCGAACTGGTTTCGGCGATGGGCGAAGAGAACCAGACGCTCAACCTGGCCGCGCAGCCGCCGGCCGTGGTGCTGATGGCGGGCCTGCAGGGTGCGGGTAAAACCACCAGCGTCGGTAAGCTGGGTAAATTCCTGCGTGAAAAGCACAAGAAGAAAGTGCTGGTGGTCTCTGCCGACGTCTATCGCCCGGCGGCGATTAAACAGCTGGAAACCCTGGCCGAGCAGGTGGGCGTGGACTTCTTCCCGTCCGACGTTGGCCAGAAGCCTATCGACATCGTTAACGCGGCGCTGAAAGAAGCGAAGCTGAAATTCTACGACGTGCTGCTGGTGGATACCGCCGGTCGTCTGCACGTTGATGAAGCGATGATGGACGAAATCAAACAGGTTCACGCGGCCATTAAGCCAGTAGAAACCCTGTTTGTCGTTGACGCCATGACCGGCCAGGATGCGGCGAATACCGCTAAAGCCTTTAACGAAGCGCTGCCGCTGACCGGCGTGGTGCTGACCAAGGTCGACGGTGATGCACGCGGCGGGGCGGCGTTGTCTATTCGCCACATTACCGGTAAGCCAATCAAGTTCCTCGGCGTAGGTGAAAAAACCGAAGCGCTGGAGCCGTTCCACCCGGATCGTATCGCGTCCCGTATTCTCGGCATGGGCGACGTACTGTCGCTGATTGAAGATATCGAGAGCAAGGTTGACCGCGCGCAGGCTGAGAAGCTGGCGACCAAGCTGAAGAAAGGCGACGGTTTCGACCTGAATGACTTCCTGGAACAGCTCAAGCAGATGAAAAACATGGGCGGCATGGCGAGCCTGATGGGCAAGTTGCCGGGCATGGGTCAGATTCCTGACAACGTCAAATCGCAGATGGATGACAAAGTGCTGGTGCGTATGGAAGCGATCATCAACTCGATGACGCTGAAAGAGCGCGCGAAGCCGGAAATCATCAAGGGTTCCCGCAAGCGTCGTATCGCTCAGGGCTGTGGCCTGCAGGTGCAGGACGTGAACCGTCTATTGAAGCAGTTCGATGACATGCAGCGCATGATGAAGAAGATGAAGTCGAAAGGCGGCATGATGAAAATGATGCGCGGAATGAAGGGTATGATGCCCCCGGGATTCCCTGGCAGATAATACGGATTGCATTTTGCCCAAAAATGAGTAAAATTTTCGGGCTTTTAATATGACACCGGGCCCCTTCCCTCGATGGGGCCCGGTTGTTCTATTCACACAAGAGGATGTTATGGTAACTATTCGTTTAGCTCGTCACGGCGCTAAAAAGCGTCCGTTCTACCAGGTTGTTGTTACTGACAGCCGTAACGCACGTAACGGTCGCTTCATTGAGCGCGTTGGTTTCTTCAACCCGATCGCTTCTGGTTCGGAAGAAGGCACCCGCCTGGATCTGGATCGTATCGCACACTGGGTTGGCCAGGGCGCAACTATCTCTGATCGCGTATCTGCGCTGATCAAAGAAGCTAAAAAAGCAGCTTAATCTGTCACGGTGGTCATGATGAGCAAGCAACACACCGCACAAGCACCTGTTGATCCGATCGTATTGGGGAAAATGGGTTCTTCCTACGGTATCCGTGGTTGGCTCAGAGTGTTTTCCTCCACCGAAGACGCCGAAAGCATTTTTGACTATCAGCCCTGGTTAATCCAGAAGGCGGGTCAGTGGCAGACCGTTGAGCTGGAAAGCTGGCGCTACCACAATCAGGATATCGTCATTAAGCTGAAAGGCGTTGACGATCGCGATGCCGCGAATCTGCTGACGAACTGCGAAATTATCGTGGATTCCTCGCAGCTGCCGGCGCTGGAAGATGGAAGCTATTACTGGAAAGACCTGATGGGCTGCCAGGTAGTGACTACGGAAGGCTACGGTCTCGGTAAAGTCATCGATATGATGGAAACCGGGTCGAATGACGTTCTCGTCATTAAGGCAAACCTGAAAGATGCATTTGGTATCAAGGAGCGGTTGGTTCCGTTCCTCGATGGGCAGGTTATCAAGAAAGTCGATCTCGCTACTCGTACTATCGAAGTAGATTGGGATCCTGGTTTTTAAACCACCGGATAAACGGTAAAAGACGGCGCTATGTGGATTGGCATAATTAGCCTGTTTCCTGAAATGTTCCGCGCAATTACCGATTACGGGGTAACTGGCCGGGCAGTAAAAAATGGCCTGCTGAGCATCCAGAGCTGGAGTCCTCGTGACTTCACGCATGACCGGCACCGTACCGTGGACGATCGTCCTTACGGCGGCGGACCGGGGATGTTAATGATGGTGCAACCTTTACGGGACGCCATTCATGCAGCAAAAGCCGCGGCAGGTGAAGGCGCAAAGGTGATTTATCTGTCACCTCAGGGACGCAAGCTTGATCAAGCGGGCGTCAGTGAACTGGCCACGAATCAAAAGCTGATTCTGGTATGCGGTCGCTACGAAGGTATCGATGAGCGCGTGATTCAGACCGAGATTGACGAAGAATGGTCTATCGGCGATTACGTTCTCAGCGGTGGAGAGTTACCGGCAATGACGCTGATCGACTCCGTTTCCCGGTTTATTCCGGGTGTACTGGGTCATGAAGCTTCAGCATTCGAAGATTCGTTTGCCGATGGGTTGCTGGACTGTCCGCACTACACTCGCCCTGAAGTGTTGGAAGGGATGGAAGTACCGCCGGTTCTGCTGTCGGGAAACCATGCTGAGATACGTCGCTGGCGTTTGAAGCAGTCGCTGGGCCGCTCCTGGCTTAGAAGACCTGAACTTCTGGAAAACCTGGCTCTGACTGAAGAGCAAGCAAGGTTGCTGGCGGAGTTCAAACAGGAACACGCACAACAGCAACATAAACATGATGGGCTGGTCTGAGACCCCCAAATATCAGTTTACCCAGGATAAGAGATTAAATTATGAGCAACATTATTAAGCAACTTGAACAAGAACAGATGAAGCAGGACGTACCTTCCTTCCGTCCGGGTGATACCGTGGAAGTGAAAGTATGGGTTGTTGAAGGTTCCAAAAAACGTCTGCAGGCATTTGAGGGCGTGGTTATCGCTATTCGTAGCCGCGGTCTGCACTCTGCATTCACTGTTCGTAAAATTTCCAACGGCGAAGGCGTTGAGCGTGTCTTCCAGACTCACTCTCCGGTAGTTGACAGCATTGCTGTTAAACGTCGTGGTGCTGTACGTAAAGCTAAACTGTACTACCTGCGTGAGCGCACTGGTAAGTCTGCTCGTATCAAAGAGCGTCTTAACTAAGATTCGCGCAAGCGACATCCTGTTAAAAAGGGCTGGCCGAAAGGCTGGCCCTTTTTTTATCTTCATGCGCACCTTGCGTTAACATTTGGTTGCTAAATCATTTACAATACCCTTGTTCTCTGGAGGGTAGCGTGAACGGCAAAATCACCCATATCATCGCATTTAAACGGCGGGCCGCCTGGCTTGCGCTGTTTGCTATGGCGCTGATTGTTTTTGCACCGCTGGTTTCCATATCGCTCCAGCCAACGGCGATGAGCGCG from Klebsiella sp. WP3-W18-ESBL-02 includes the following:
- a CDS encoding type II toxin-antitoxin system RatA family toxin codes for the protein MPQISRTALVPYSAEQMYQLVNDVNAYPDFLPGCTGSRVLESGPTQMTAAVDVSKAGISKTFTTRNTLTDNQSILMHLVDGPFKTLIGGWKFTPLSADACKIEFQLDFEFTNKLIELAFGRIFKELALNMVQAFTMRAREVYRVG
- a CDS encoding RnfH family protein, which produces MSGKIAVEVAYALPQKQYLQRVMLDEGATVEHAIQASGLLALRDDIDLSKNKVGIYSRPVKLQDEVHDGDRVEIYRPLIADPKELRRQRAEKSAQKKG
- the bamE gene encoding outer membrane protein assembly factor BamE, coding for MRCKTLTAAAAVLLMMTAGCSTLERVVYRPDISQGNYLAPNDVAKIHTGMTQQQVAYTLGTPMMTDPFGTNTWFYVFRQQPGHEAATQQTLTLTFNSSGVLTNIDNKPALTK
- the recN gene encoding DNA repair protein RecN, with the protein product MLAQLTISNFAIVRELEIDFNSGMTAITGETGAGKSIAIDALGLCLGGRAEADMVRAGASRADLCARFALKDTPAALRWLEENQLEDGRECLLRRVISSDGRSRGFINGTAVPLSQLRELGQLLIQIHGQHAHQQLVKPEHQKHLLDAYAGESELARQMAEHYRQWNQSCRDLATHQQQSQERTARAELLQYQLKELIEFNPQPGEYEQIDEEYKRLANSGQLIATSQHALAILADGEEVNLQSQLYTARQLAGELASMDGKLSGVLSMLEEAAIQLSEASDELRHYCDRLDLDPNRLFELEQRLSKQISLARKHQIAPEALPEYYQSLLDEQQQLDDQSDSLETLKLAVSRYHDLALETARQLHDQRQASAQELAQLITDSMHMLSMPHGVFDIDVSFEEQHLTAEGADRIEFRVTTNPGQPLQAIAKVASGGELSRIALAIQVITARKMETPALIFDEVDVGISGPTAAVVGKLLRQLGESTQVMCVTHLPQVAGCGHHHFYVSKETDGAMTETHMQPLDKRARLQELARLLGGSEVTRNTLANAKELLAA
- the nadK gene encoding NAD(+) kinase, whose protein sequence is MNNHFKCIGIVGHPRHPTALTTHEMLYRWLSTKGLDVIVERQIAQELKLDNVKTGTLAEIGQKADLAVVVGGDGNMLGAARTLARYDISVIGINRGNLGFLTDLDPDNAHQQLADVLDGNYIAEKRFLLEAQVCQQNCQKRISTAINEVVLHPGKVAHMIEFEVYIDETFAFSQRSDGLIISTPTGSTAYSLSAGGPILTPSLDAITLVPMFPHTLSARPLVINGDSTIRLRFSHRRSDLEISCDSQIALPIQEGEDVLIRRCDYHLNLIHPKDYSYFNTLSTKLGWSKKLF
- the grpE gene encoding nucleotide exchange factor GrpE translates to MSSKEQKTPEGQSPEEIIMEQHEEVEAVEPNASAEQVDPRDEKIANLESQLAEAETRERESVLRVKAEMENLRRRTEIDVEKAHKFALEKFVNELLPVLDSLDRALEVANKDNETMAAMVEGIELTRKSMLDVVAKFGVQVVADIDVPMDPNVHQAIAMVESDDVAAGNVLMVMQKGYTLNGRTIRAAMVSVAKAKA
- a CDS encoding HlyC/CorC family transporter, whose product is MEHISTTTLIVTLIIMVVISAYFSGSETGMMTLNRYRLRHLAKQGNKPAKRVEKLLQKPDRLISLVLIGNNLVNILASALGTIVGMRLYGDLGVAIATGVLTFVVLVFAEVLPKTIAALYPEKVAYPSSFLLAPLQILMMPLVWLLNLITRILMRMMGIKTDITISSSLSKDELRTIVNESRSQISRRNQDMLLSVLDLEKVSVDDIMVPRNEIVGININDDWKSIVRQLTHSPHGRIVLYRDSLDDAISMLRVREAYRLMTEKKEFTKEVMLRAADEIYFVPEGTPLSTQLVKFQRNKKKVGLVVDEYGDIQGLVTVEDILEEIVGDFTTSMSPSLAEEVNPQNDGSVIIDGGANVRELNKAFNWHLPEDEARTMNGMIVEALEEIPAAGTRVRIAHYDIDILDVQDNVIKQVQVNPIRPLRDSVAE
- a CDS encoding inner membrane protein YpjD: MPVFALLALVAYSVSLALIIPGLLQKNSGWRRMAILSATVALVCHAFALEARILPGGESGQNLSLLNVGSLVSLMICTVMTIVASRNRGWLLLPIVYAFALINLAFATFMPNEFITHLEATPGMMVHIGLSLFSYATLIIAALYALQLAWIDYQLKNKKLAFSHEMPPLMVIERKMFHITQVGVVLLTLTLCTGLFYMHNLFSMENIDKAVLSIIAWFVYIVLLWGHYHEGWRGRRVVWFNVAGAGILTLAYFGSRVIQQFVS
- the ffh gene encoding signal recognition particle protein codes for the protein MFDNLTDRLSRTLRNISGRGRLTEDNVKETLREVRMALLEADVALPVVRDFINRVKEKAVGHEVNKSLTPGQEFVKIVRSELVSAMGEENQTLNLAAQPPAVVLMAGLQGAGKTTSVGKLGKFLREKHKKKVLVVSADVYRPAAIKQLETLAEQVGVDFFPSDVGQKPIDIVNAALKEAKLKFYDVLLVDTAGRLHVDEAMMDEIKQVHAAIKPVETLFVVDAMTGQDAANTAKAFNEALPLTGVVLTKVDGDARGGAALSIRHITGKPIKFLGVGEKTEALEPFHPDRIASRILGMGDVLSLIEDIESKVDRAQAEKLATKLKKGDGFDLNDFLEQLKQMKNMGGMASLMGKLPGMGQIPDNVKSQMDDKVLVRMEAIINSMTLKERAKPEIIKGSRKRRIAQGCGLQVQDVNRLLKQFDDMQRMMKKMKSKGGMMKMMRGMKGMMPPGFPGR
- the rpsP gene encoding 30S ribosomal protein S16, producing MVTIRLARHGAKKRPFYQVVVTDSRNARNGRFIERVGFFNPIASGSEEGTRLDLDRIAHWVGQGATISDRVSALIKEAKKAA
- the rimM gene encoding ribosome maturation factor RimM (Essential for efficient processing of 16S rRNA), which codes for MSKQHTAQAPVDPIVLGKMGSSYGIRGWLRVFSSTEDAESIFDYQPWLIQKAGQWQTVELESWRYHNQDIVIKLKGVDDRDAANLLTNCEIIVDSSQLPALEDGSYYWKDLMGCQVVTTEGYGLGKVIDMMETGSNDVLVIKANLKDAFGIKERLVPFLDGQVIKKVDLATRTIEVDWDPGF
- the trmD gene encoding tRNA (guanosine(37)-N1)-methyltransferase TrmD, which encodes MWIGIISLFPEMFRAITDYGVTGRAVKNGLLSIQSWSPRDFTHDRHRTVDDRPYGGGPGMLMMVQPLRDAIHAAKAAAGEGAKVIYLSPQGRKLDQAGVSELATNQKLILVCGRYEGIDERVIQTEIDEEWSIGDYVLSGGELPAMTLIDSVSRFIPGVLGHEASAFEDSFADGLLDCPHYTRPEVLEGMEVPPVLLSGNHAEIRRWRLKQSLGRSWLRRPELLENLALTEEQARLLAEFKQEHAQQQHKHDGLV
- the rplS gene encoding 50S ribosomal protein L19; translation: MSNIIKQLEQEQMKQDVPSFRPGDTVEVKVWVVEGSKKRLQAFEGVVIAIRSRGLHSAFTVRKISNGEGVERVFQTHSPVVDSIAVKRRGAVRKAKLYYLRERTGKSARIKERLN